The following proteins are encoded in a genomic region of Montipora foliosa isolate CH-2021 chromosome 8, ASM3666993v2, whole genome shotgun sequence:
- the LOC137968508 gene encoding uncharacterized protein, with the protein MLYDDDAPKKCVTVHRGTMRKDLIEIFSDPNISNCLLDVNVIDANGHPEDGRGKGVLLDILTEFWQDFFTSLTVGSGEKIPFIRHDLQKPEWETIARILVYGYKTVKYFPLKLSHLFFASCLFGEESITPDFLRASFRQYIAAEDREVLDTCLSDAFDANDKDAIEFLSTFKCFRVPNKDNIRTIIMELAHQELVQKPRYVLNSWAPIVNSLRCVYTFQTLEGLKELYDSKRPTAKKINNLFRAEPSSEAERQSLEHLKRFVKTLEGKALAKFLHFCTESDVITCDHIEVSFSSLEGFQRRPVVRTCIPMLELPTTYESYPALAEEFTNVMKEDQAWFFDMI; encoded by the coding sequence ATGCTTTATGATGATGATGCACCTAAGAAGTGTGTCACTGTGCATCGAGGTACCATGAGGAAAGACCTTATTGAAATATTCAGTGATCCCAATATTTCAAATTGCCTTCTTGATGTCAATGTCATTGATGCAAATGGCCATCCAGAAGACGGGAGGGGCAAGGGAGTTCTGCTTGACATTCTTACTGAATTCTGGCAGGATTTTTTCACTTCACTCACAGTTGGTAGTGGAGAGAAAATTCCTTTTATCAGGCATGACCTGCAGAAGCCTGAGTGGGAAACTATTGCAAGAATCCTGGTTTATGGTTACAAGACCGTTAAGTACTTCCCTTTGAAACTTTCTCATCTATTCTTCGCATCATGCTTATTTGGAGAAGAGAGCATCACACCAGACTTTCTTCGAGCATCGTTTAGACAGTACATTGCAGCTGAAGACAGAGAGGTCTTGGACACATGTCTCAGTGATGCTTTTGATGCCAACGACAAAGATGCCATTGAATTCCTCTCGACATTCAAGTGCTTCAGGGTGCCCAACAAAGACAACATTCGAACAATAATCATGGAGTTGGCTCACCAAGAATTGGTTCAGAAACCAAGATATGTATTAAACAGCTGGGCCCCTATTGTAAACTCACTGCGGTGTGTTTACACTTTCCAAACCCTTGAAGGTCTCAAGGAACTGTATGACAGCAAGCGTCCAACAGCCAAGAAAATAAATAACCTGTTCAGGGCAGAGCCATCCAGTGAAGCCGAACGACAGAGTCTggaacatctaaaaaggtttgTCAAAACCTTAGAAGGAAAGGCACTGGCCAAGTTCCTCCATTTCTGCACAGAAAGTGATGTCATTACCTGTGACCACATTGAAGTGTCCTTCTCTTCTTTGGAAGGTTTTCAGCGACGCCCTGTGGTTCGAACATGTATACCAATGCTAGAGCTTCCTACTACGTATGAGTCATACCCAGCTCTGGCAGAAGAATTTACTAATGTCATGAAAGAAGACCAAGCATGGTTTTTTGACATGATTTAG